A stretch of the Porifericola rhodea genome encodes the following:
- a CDS encoding T9SS type A sorting domain-containing protein, with the protein MHKGLLTILLLTLFILPGTMSSADANAMENKFDVVYAESSDKGEVDAVLYPNPAQENIFVRLDLVSPSLINSSDINIEIRSILGSSMPINMERIDASRLKIATADYPSGYYLLIVSCNDCVEGNKSVKQAFKFLKK; encoded by the coding sequence ATGCATAAAGGACTTTTAACCATATTACTACTTACACTATTTATTCTGCCTGGCACGATGTCATCAGCTGATGCTAATGCTATGGAGAATAAGTTTGATGTAGTATATGCTGAGAGTTCTGATAAAGGTGAGGTAGATGCAGTACTATATCCTAATCCAGCTCAGGAAAATATTTTTGTTCGCCTGGACTTGGTATCCCCCTCATTAATTAACAGTTCTGACATTAATATTGAAATTAGAAGTATATTAGGTTCTTCTATGCCAATTAATATGGAGCGAATTGATGCCAGTCGCCTGAAAATTGCTACAGCAGATTATCCTTCTGGTTATTATTTATTAATAGTAAGCTGTAATGACTGTGTTGAAGGTAATAAATCAGTAAAGCAAGCCTTTAAATTTCTAAAGAAGTAG
- the pncA gene encoding bifunctional nicotinamidase/pyrazinamidase, with protein MDALLLVDIQNDFLPGGALEVREGDQIVPIVNDLQAFFELIVATQDFHPKDHGSFAANHEGKKPGDHIVLGGLDQVLWPVHCVQGSQGAKFSSLLKMDKVATVVKKGLDKQIDSYSGFYDNGHKRSTGLSNYLKDKGVKRVFVTGLAADFCVKFTALDALEEGFDTIVVQDATRAVNLKEGDFDKAMEELRSKGAQVMLSRDVVKMIS; from the coding sequence ATGGATGCTTTACTTTTAGTAGATATACAGAATGATTTTCTGCCTGGAGGTGCGTTAGAAGTGAGGGAAGGAGATCAGATTGTGCCGATTGTAAATGACTTACAAGCGTTTTTTGAATTAATTGTGGCTACTCAGGATTTCCACCCCAAAGATCATGGAAGTTTTGCTGCTAACCACGAGGGGAAAAAACCAGGCGACCATATTGTACTAGGCGGGTTAGATCAGGTGCTATGGCCAGTGCATTGTGTACAAGGTAGCCAGGGGGCAAAGTTCTCAAGTCTTTTAAAAATGGATAAAGTTGCTACCGTCGTTAAAAAAGGCCTTGACAAGCAAATAGATAGCTATAGTGGTTTTTACGACAATGGCCACAAACGTTCAACTGGTTTGAGCAATTACTTGAAAGATAAGGGCGTAAAACGGGTTTTTGTAACAGGACTGGCCGCTGATTTTTGTGTAAAATTTACTGCGCTGGATGCCCTTGAAGAAGGTTTTGATACCATAGTTGTTCAGGATGCTACTCGTGCAGTAAATCTTAAGGAAGGCGATTTTGATAAGGCGATGGAAGAGTTGAGAAGCAAAGGAGCTCAAGTAATGCTAAGTAGAGATGTGGTAAAAATGATTAGCTAA
- a CDS encoding histone deacetylase family protein yields MLKIAWAEIYAHPLPENHRFPMIKYELIPEQLLYEGTITDENLFTPHALKEQYITNTHTEEYWQKLKNQQLTKSEIRRTGFPMSEQLVQREITIMQGTLQAALFALNYGVAFNIAGGTHHAFTDRGEGFCLLNDIAIAANYLLDNKLSKKILVVDLDVHQGNGTAEIFQNRAEVFTFSMHGAKNYPMHKEKSDLDIALPDGTGDEAYLKLLKENLARLLDEVQPDFVFYQSGVDVLASDKLGRLNLSIGGCKERDRTVLKSCQQSHIPVALSMGGGYSPQIAQIVEAHANTYRLAQEIYF; encoded by the coding sequence ATGCTGAAGATTGCCTGGGCAGAAATTTATGCTCACCCATTACCTGAAAACCATCGTTTTCCGATGATTAAATACGAGCTCATTCCCGAGCAACTATTATACGAAGGCACAATTACAGATGAAAACCTATTTACACCCCACGCTCTAAAAGAACAATACATTACAAATACCCATACTGAAGAATACTGGCAAAAACTCAAGAATCAGCAATTAACAAAATCTGAAATCAGAAGAACTGGTTTTCCTATGTCTGAACAACTGGTTCAACGCGAAATTACAATTATGCAGGGCACACTACAGGCAGCGTTGTTCGCGCTAAACTACGGGGTAGCTTTCAACATAGCCGGAGGTACTCATCATGCTTTTACAGACCGTGGAGAAGGCTTTTGCCTACTTAATGACATTGCCATAGCAGCTAACTATTTGTTAGACAACAAGCTGTCTAAGAAGATATTGGTAGTAGATTTAGATGTACACCAGGGCAATGGTACAGCAGAGATTTTCCAAAATCGAGCAGAAGTATTTACCTTTAGTATGCATGGAGCAAAAAACTACCCTATGCACAAAGAAAAATCTGATTTGGATATTGCCTTACCAGATGGTACAGGAGATGAAGCTTACCTTAAGTTGTTAAAGGAAAACCTGGCTCGACTTTTAGATGAAGTACAGCCAGACTTTGTTTTTTATCAATCGGGGGTAGATGTGCTGGCATCTGATAAGCTTGGGAGACTAAACTTAAGTATAGGAGGCTGCAAGGAAAGAGATAGAACTGTGCTCAAAAGCTGTCAGCAAAGCCATATACCAGTAGCATTGAGCATGGGTGGTGGATACTCCCCCCAGATTGCACAAATAGTAGAGGCGCATGCCAATACTTATAGGCTTGCTCAAGAAATTTACTTTTAA
- a CDS encoding DsbA family protein produces the protein MQEILYCYDPLCGWCYGFSPVIERLEQDFGNQIKFTAYSGGMVTGERVSPIGQSFGYIKEALKTVESRASVQFGEPFKQLLEEGSYIYNSAPPSKALTIYKSVSNGSSVAFAHALQKWLFYDGKSLNEVQNLASIAEQHGLDAEVFTQLFEQDKYQQKTWEEFAFVQKIGVQGFPTLLFRDGQKLYLLSRGYQIYEVLEGSIKQILDGRVV, from the coding sequence ATGCAGGAAATACTTTATTGTTATGATCCGCTGTGCGGTTGGTGTTATGGTTTTAGCCCGGTAATTGAAAGATTGGAGCAAGATTTTGGAAACCAAATTAAGTTTACAGCTTACAGCGGTGGTATGGTGACAGGTGAGAGAGTTTCGCCTATTGGGCAATCTTTTGGCTATATTAAAGAAGCGCTCAAAACGGTAGAATCACGTGCTTCTGTTCAATTTGGTGAGCCATTCAAACAACTTTTGGAAGAAGGAAGCTATATATATAACTCAGCGCCCCCCAGCAAAGCTCTCACTATATATAAGTCAGTCTCTAATGGTAGTAGTGTGGCCTTTGCTCATGCCCTCCAAAAGTGGCTTTTCTATGATGGCAAAAGTCTTAACGAAGTTCAAAACCTGGCTTCTATTGCCGAGCAGCATGGACTGGATGCTGAAGTATTTACTCAACTTTTTGAGCAGGATAAATACCAGCAAAAAACCTGGGAAGAGTTTGCCTTCGTGCAAAAGATAGGGGTACAGGGTTTTCCAACATTACTATTCAGAGATGGACAAAAGTTGTATCTGCTAAGCCGTGGGTATCAGATTTATGAGGTTCTTGAAGGGAGTATAAAACAAATACTGGATGGCAGAGTCGTATAA
- a CDS encoding TetR/AcrR family transcriptional regulator yields MNTRTRILETARTLFNKQGLDNTSAKNVAAQLEMSDGNLRYHFRTKEDLVYTLYMQLVDTFDQQLKAYQSEKFSLSQVYQSLKIMYTKLYDYRFLMADFVAVMRKFPKIQHHYQALTQSRKQQFGSLTEALIKEGIFKNDIPNSQYEHMVEQLIILSDAWIGHAEVLFEGEETQKLRHYVLLAFSMLVPYLTTKGMYEYIEIMSKS; encoded by the coding sequence ATGAACACCAGAACGAGAATATTAGAGACTGCCAGAACCTTGTTTAATAAGCAAGGCCTTGATAACACATCCGCTAAGAATGTGGCTGCTCAATTAGAGATGAGTGATGGAAATCTGCGTTATCATTTTCGCACAAAAGAGGACTTAGTGTATACCTTGTATATGCAATTGGTAGACACTTTTGACCAGCAGCTGAAAGCCTACCAAAGCGAGAAGTTTAGTCTATCACAAGTTTACCAGTCGCTGAAAATTATGTACACTAAACTCTACGACTACAGATTTCTGATGGCAGACTTTGTAGCTGTCATGCGTAAGTTCCCCAAAATACAACATCATTATCAGGCACTTACCCAATCAAGAAAACAGCAGTTTGGAAGTTTAACAGAAGCTTTAATCAAGGAAGGTATTTTTAAGAACGACATACCTAACAGCCAGTATGAACATATGGTAGAGCAATTAATTATACTGTCTGATGCGTGGATTGGTCACGCCGAGGTATTGTTTGAAGGAGAAGAAACTCAAAAACTAAGGCACTACGTGCTATTGGCTTTCAGCATGTTAGTCCCTTATTTAACTACCAAAGGAATGTATGAGTATATTGAGATTATGAGTAAGAGCTAA
- a CDS encoding response regulator, with protein sequence MIFMIDDDEDALEIYSMLIEKSGYSDFFITYSSGVDALQALQEIHSANKKFPSYILLDLNMPELGGVDFVKEYEQKFYATYPSTEIMILTSSVREKDNEEALQYESVSKFISKPLSKEKLIQLLTESAS encoded by the coding sequence ATGATATTCATGATTGACGACGATGAAGATGCTCTGGAAATTTATTCTATGCTGATAGAGAAATCAGGCTATTCTGATTTTTTTATTACCTACAGTAGTGGAGTAGATGCCCTGCAAGCATTGCAAGAGATACATTCAGCTAACAAAAAATTTCCCAGCTATATATTGCTTGACCTTAATATGCCAGAGTTGGGAGGAGTAGACTTTGTGAAAGAGTATGAGCAGAAATTTTATGCCACTTATCCGTCTACCGAAATAATGATACTGACCAGCTCTGTGCGGGAAAAAGATAATGAGGAAGCCTTGCAGTATGAATCTGTGAGCAAATTTATTAGCAAGCCTTTATCTAAAGAAAAGCTCATTCAGCTGCTTACCGAAAGCGCCTCATGA
- the gap gene encoding type I glyceraldehyde-3-phosphate dehydrogenase produces the protein MKVAINGFGRIGRLTFRNLLNKENIEVVAINDLTDTKTLAHLLKYDSAHGIFPHEVTFDSESITVNGKKITVLAQKDPAALPWGDMGVEVVLESTGRFVDEEGSKKHITAGAKKVVISAPAKGNIPTVVLGVNDDKMTGDEPVLSNASCTTNCLAPVAKVLNDKFGVQKGFITTIHAYTADQNLQDGPHKDLRRARAAAVNIVPTTTGAAKAVGLVLPELKGKLDGNAVRVPTITGSLTDLTCVLDKEVTIEEVNAAMKEAAEGPMKGILQYSEDLLVSSDIVGNSHSSIFDAPSTSVNGNMVKVISWYDNEAGYSARTADLIARIGS, from the coding sequence ATGAAAGTAGCTATCAACGGTTTTGGCAGAATTGGAAGATTAACTTTCCGTAATCTGCTTAACAAAGAAAACATTGAGGTAGTAGCCATCAATGACCTAACCGATACCAAGACTCTTGCGCACCTGCTGAAATACGATTCAGCTCACGGAATTTTTCCTCACGAAGTCACTTTTGACAGTGAGTCTATTACCGTAAACGGAAAAAAAATAACCGTACTGGCTCAGAAAGATCCTGCTGCTCTTCCTTGGGGTGATATGGGAGTTGAAGTGGTGTTAGAGTCTACCGGTAGATTTGTTGACGAAGAAGGTTCTAAGAAACACATAACCGCAGGCGCTAAAAAAGTAGTTATCTCTGCTCCTGCTAAAGGAAATATCCCTACAGTTGTATTAGGCGTAAATGATGATAAGATGACTGGTGATGAGCCTGTTCTTTCTAATGCATCTTGTACTACCAACTGCCTTGCTCCTGTAGCTAAAGTACTGAACGATAAATTCGGTGTACAAAAAGGCTTTATCACTACTATCCACGCTTACACTGCTGATCAAAATCTTCAGGATGGTCCTCATAAAGACTTGAGAAGAGCTCGTGCCGCGGCGGTAAACATTGTACCTACTACGACAGGTGCTGCTAAAGCTGTAGGATTAGTACTCCCAGAATTAAAAGGTAAACTGGATGGTAATGCTGTTCGCGTTCCTACCATTACAGGTTCTTTAACTGACCTTACTTGTGTACTTGACAAAGAAGTAACTATAGAAGAAGTAAATGCTGCGATGAAAGAAGCGGCTGAAGGGCCTATGAAGGGTATACTACAGTATAGCGAAGACTTACTAGTTTCTTCAGATATAGTAGGAAACTCTCACTCTTCTATCTTTGACGCTCCTTCTACAAGTGTAAATGGAAACATGGTTAAAGTGATTTCTTGGTACGATAATGAGGCGGGATACTCTGCAAGAACTGCTGACTTGATCGCAAGAATAGGTTCTTAA
- a CDS encoding rhomboid family intramembrane serine protease encodes MIIAQKHSEKFIFRKSVVIATGFVFLLWFIKALEDSMTLDFGVWGILPRSITGLVGIFAAPLIHGSALHLLSNTFPLILLLVAVFYFYDKIAAEVFLWIYFATGFWVWVVARQAYHIGSSGLVYGLAAFLFFSGIFRRDVRSVAVALAIAFIHGGMVQGLVPGDSSISWESHLLGSMAGIFCSFYFRKAPDLPSHKISKPPTDEPYKTISSTFEGYSFSEQAYAYTFKPSVDKENMYEINLEVEAVEKNSTSLEI; translated from the coding sequence TTGATAATTGCTCAAAAACATAGTGAGAAATTTATATTCCGCAAAAGCGTAGTAATAGCTACTGGCTTCGTGTTTTTGTTATGGTTTATCAAAGCATTAGAAGATAGTATGACTCTTGATTTTGGTGTCTGGGGGATCTTGCCAAGATCTATTACTGGTTTGGTCGGTATATTCGCAGCTCCTCTGATTCATGGCAGCGCCCTTCATCTTCTATCTAATACCTTTCCTTTAATCTTACTGCTGGTTGCAGTCTTTTACTTTTATGACAAAATAGCTGCCGAGGTTTTTCTATGGATTTATTTTGCTACTGGTTTTTGGGTATGGGTAGTCGCCAGACAAGCTTACCATATCGGCAGCAGTGGTTTGGTCTATGGGCTTGCAGCATTTTTATTTTTTAGCGGTATTTTTAGAAGAGATGTACGTTCTGTGGCAGTAGCACTTGCCATTGCATTCATACATGGAGGTATGGTCCAAGGCTTGGTGCCGGGCGATAGCAGTATCTCATGGGAATCTCACTTACTAGGCTCTATGGCTGGCATTTTTTGCTCCTTTTATTTTCGTAAAGCGCCGGACCTTCCTTCACACAAGATTTCCAAACCTCCTACTGATGAACCTTATAAGACGATAAGCAGCACATTTGAAGGGTATAGTTTTTCTGAGCAGGCTTATGCTTATACTTTCAAGCCCAGCGTAGATAAAGAAAATATGTATGAAATTAATCTGGAAGTAGAAGCAGTAGAAAAAAATTCTACTTCTTTAGAAATTTAA
- a CDS encoding FAD-dependent monooxygenase translates to MKKIAIIGGGIGGLCAAIALQQKGFEVHVYEKAPQLKALGAGITISVNAVKGLATLGLDHKLLEAGYPLKNMYVLDEKGRKLAHTYLPPLEKKYGAFNFSIHRAALHKVLIQDLQAGTLHLNKSFTGVEQNSDSVKISFADGSQSEADLLIAYDGIHSAVREQLMPTVKPRYAGYTCWRAVIDYVPEVIGEHQASETWGPKGRFGIVPLAKHKLYWYATVNAPEGSSAMKNLSAKDLIAHFVNYHTPITDILEHSRDEQIILNDIIDLKPIPQYTFGKIVLAGDAAHATTPNMGQGACMAIEDAIILANLLKKFEVDEALAEFEKRRITRTHKIVKNSSMLGKVSQWEHGAAIYLRNLLLRATPAYIQSKQLEALYRVDLS, encoded by the coding sequence ATGAAAAAAATAGCCATCATAGGTGGAGGTATTGGCGGTTTGTGTGCTGCTATTGCACTTCAGCAAAAAGGATTTGAGGTACATGTATATGAAAAAGCTCCACAACTCAAAGCGCTTGGGGCCGGTATTACCATCTCGGTTAATGCGGTAAAAGGGCTGGCAACATTGGGTCTGGATCATAAGCTATTAGAAGCTGGTTACCCTCTCAAGAATATGTATGTGCTGGATGAAAAAGGTCGTAAGCTTGCGCATACATATCTTCCTCCATTAGAAAAAAAATATGGTGCATTTAACTTTTCAATACATAGAGCAGCGCTTCATAAGGTGCTTATACAAGACTTACAGGCCGGCACCCTACACCTAAACAAAAGCTTTACTGGTGTAGAGCAAAATTCAGATAGTGTCAAAATTTCTTTTGCGGATGGAAGCCAGTCAGAAGCGGATTTATTAATTGCGTATGATGGAATTCATTCTGCGGTAAGAGAGCAGCTTATGCCTACAGTAAAGCCTCGCTATGCTGGTTATACTTGCTGGAGAGCAGTCATTGATTATGTTCCTGAAGTTATTGGTGAACATCAGGCTTCAGAGACCTGGGGACCAAAAGGAAGGTTTGGTATAGTACCCTTAGCTAAGCATAAGCTGTATTGGTATGCAACAGTAAATGCTCCGGAGGGTAGTAGTGCTATGAAAAATCTGAGTGCTAAAGATCTGATAGCTCATTTTGTGAATTACCACACTCCCATTACTGATATTCTGGAGCATAGCCGCGATGAACAAATTATTCTTAATGACATCATTGATCTGAAGCCTATCCCTCAATACACGTTTGGTAAAATCGTATTAGCAGGAGATGCCGCGCATGCAACCACTCCCAATATGGGGCAGGGTGCGTGCATGGCTATTGAAGATGCTATAATACTCGCTAATCTGTTAAAAAAGTTTGAGGTAGATGAAGCACTAGCAGAGTTTGAAAAGAGGCGTATTACACGGACCCATAAAATTGTAAAAAATTCCAGCATGCTGGGGAAAGTATCGCAATGGGAACATGGAGCTGCTATTTATTTGCGTAACCTACTTCTTAGGGCTACCCCAGCTTACATACAAAGCAAACAGCTAGAGGCATTGTATAGGGTAGACTTAAGCTAA
- a CDS encoding 3-hydroxyanthranilate 3,4-dioxygenase codes for MAVKKAFNLKKWIDEHRDILKPPVGNAQVYEDTDDFIVMVVGGPNTRKDFHYNETEEFFYQLEGEITVKIRENGETKDVVIQEGDIFLCPAKMPHSPRRPANTIGLVIEKKRNVEHTDGLMWFCENCGNKLYEEYFPLKNIVEQLPPIINKFHNSDDLRTCNQCGTYMEIPSSPKQPEEAK; via the coding sequence ATGGCAGTTAAAAAAGCATTCAATCTGAAAAAATGGATAGATGAGCATCGCGATATACTTAAACCTCCAGTCGGCAATGCACAGGTGTATGAAGATACAGATGATTTTATTGTAATGGTGGTCGGTGGACCCAATACCCGCAAAGATTTTCATTACAACGAAACAGAGGAATTCTTCTACCAATTGGAAGGAGAAATTACAGTGAAAATCAGAGAGAATGGCGAAACTAAAGATGTGGTGATACAGGAAGGTGACATTTTTCTTTGTCCTGCCAAAATGCCTCATAGCCCTAGACGCCCCGCCAACACCATAGGTTTAGTAATTGAGAAGAAACGAAATGTAGAGCATACAGATGGGCTTATGTGGTTTTGCGAAAACTGTGGAAACAAGCTGTACGAAGAATATTTTCCACTAAAAAATATTGTAGAGCAACTCCCACCCATCATTAATAAATTTCATAATTCTGATGATTTACGTACCTGCAATCAATGCGGCACGTACATGGAAATACCTTCTTCACCTAAGCAGCCAGAAGAGGCCAAATAG
- a CDS encoding FG-GAP-like repeat-containing protein: MKQVSRYLFVFAILMASIPTAFAQTPVIKSLDKTYATVKEVLTISGSGFGTDENNILVMFGAATGEVLELSDTSIKVKVPAGATYGSVSVLRLDSRLTAYSPKNFMLSHDGNTFDQSRLDDGPYSFPSSGTGLYNNCMCDFNMDGKVDIATSDIDDDKITVLENISPDINSVDFTQREFDVNTKTRWVRCGDLNGDGKPELVFSAASNASNSERIYIFENNSTVGGAISFALPSPAISYTADGTLSARMDIKDLDDDGKPEIVVASISNGGGISVFKNISTGGVTKFNNIAILPFDQFGIDDEKISGIDLEDLDGDGKADIIVSEDEKSGVYIIKNSSAGGTISFDSYSTLSTSGLTTNMRSGDLNGDGKPEIIIINKDYVGVFKNNSVIGDISFDNAVRFDQIPLDGREGLELADLDGNGMLDITYSSSTDDRVVVLLNNSTSTSLNFNDKEVINRGEGIQSVRAADLNGDGLPDLAYTGVDSDEVHVLLNRNCIKPVLEPVNGLGVCDELPYQLSVTQGIALTYKWESSADGNTFTELAIATDSTITFTTENEAYYRVKISSSNNGFDCNEIVSNVVQVVRPDGFVPDKPTIIDKNPEEPFCYGDRVILRAQNVNARFFWEGPNGFVSNEQNPVIDNATKENEGLYVLYVKASEENGGCVSDTSSTYIKVSEPESINITSEDPLAIFEGGSATLKVKEVSGSTYSWKKDGSTISGASNTTLTVSQAGTYVAVIRNETGCTKESAPIEVAYAEVDIPEDICLNETLDVSISPATLNGKEISYRWSFGDEAAPKSGATYSHIFSAAGEYTIKVEILNDSKQVKDSYTQEVEVIDIPSLSIETPDSPNLCPEATVKLLANEGFASYAWDNGESGTTITVNEPGEYILTAITEANCTETASITVVEADNPAAEITADADRISLGESIQLKVEENDDFTYAWSPAHNMDDSTVHNPEVRPLVTTTYTCIVTNKEGCQTSLSYTVNVDRSLDVEPDQAFTPNGDGRHDVWYVERMGLFPDCKLTLYDRLGSKLHEIENYSNANGWDGTINGKVMPEGVYFYLIDCGEEAGTKTGSITIIR; encoded by the coding sequence ATGAAGCAAGTTAGCAGATATCTATTCGTTTTTGCCATTCTCATGGCGAGTATTCCTACTGCATTTGCCCAGACTCCAGTCATAAAAAGCCTGGATAAAACTTATGCCACGGTAAAAGAGGTTCTCACCATAAGTGGAAGTGGGTTTGGAACAGATGAAAACAATATTTTAGTTATGTTCGGCGCCGCCACTGGCGAAGTACTTGAGCTAAGTGATACGAGCATTAAAGTAAAAGTACCAGCTGGAGCTACCTACGGAAGCGTTTCTGTGCTCCGTCTGGATAGCCGACTGACGGCTTACTCGCCTAAAAACTTTATGCTAAGCCACGATGGCAACACCTTTGATCAATCTCGTCTGGACGACGGCCCCTATAGTTTTCCCTCCTCTGGTACGGGCTTGTATAACAACTGTATGTGTGATTTCAATATGGATGGAAAGGTAGACATTGCTACTTCAGACATTGATGATGATAAAATAACAGTACTGGAAAATATTTCTCCCGATATTAATTCTGTAGACTTTACTCAAAGAGAGTTTGACGTAAATACAAAAACTCGTTGGGTACGCTGTGGAGATTTGAATGGAGACGGTAAGCCAGAACTGGTTTTTTCGGCAGCCAGTAATGCTTCTAACTCCGAGCGCATCTATATTTTTGAGAACAACAGCACTGTAGGAGGAGCCATCTCATTTGCTTTACCCAGTCCTGCCATCTCGTATACTGCAGATGGTACATTGTCCGCACGTATGGATATCAAAGATCTGGATGATGATGGTAAACCTGAAATTGTGGTTGCCTCTATTTCTAACGGAGGAGGTATATCTGTATTCAAAAATATAAGCACCGGAGGTGTTACAAAGTTTAACAATATCGCTATTCTGCCATTTGACCAGTTTGGTATTGATGATGAAAAAATAAGTGGTATTGACCTTGAAGATCTGGACGGTGACGGGAAAGCAGATATTATCGTTTCTGAAGATGAGAAAAGCGGCGTATATATCATTAAAAACAGTAGTGCTGGTGGTACCATAAGCTTTGATTCTTATAGCACGCTGAGTACTTCAGGTTTAACTACCAATATGCGTTCAGGCGACCTGAATGGTGATGGGAAACCCGAAATAATTATTATCAACAAGGACTACGTTGGTGTTTTTAAGAACAATTCTGTAATAGGAGATATCTCCTTTGACAATGCTGTGCGTTTTGATCAGATTCCTCTAGATGGTAGAGAAGGCTTAGAACTTGCTGATCTGGATGGTAACGGGATGCTAGACATTACTTATTCCTCGTCAACCGATGATAGAGTAGTTGTATTACTAAATAATAGTACTTCTACCAGCCTTAATTTTAACGACAAGGAGGTTATTAATAGAGGGGAAGGCATACAAAGTGTACGGGCTGCTGACCTGAATGGTGATGGTCTACCCGATTTGGCATATACTGGAGTGGACTCCGATGAAGTACATGTACTGCTCAACCGTAACTGCATCAAGCCTGTATTAGAGCCAGTAAATGGACTAGGCGTTTGTGACGAACTACCCTACCAGCTTTCTGTTACACAGGGTATAGCATTAACTTACAAGTGGGAGAGTTCAGCAGACGGCAATACTTTTACTGAATTAGCGATTGCTACCGACTCTACCATCACTTTTACTACTGAGAATGAAGCCTACTATCGTGTAAAAATTTCTTCATCTAACAATGGGTTTGATTGTAATGAAATTGTATCCAATGTAGTACAGGTAGTAAGACCTGATGGTTTTGTACCGGATAAACCTACCATTATAGACAAAAATCCGGAAGAGCCATTTTGCTATGGAGACCGGGTTATACTTCGCGCACAAAATGTAAACGCACGTTTCTTCTGGGAGGGTCCAAATGGATTTGTTTCCAATGAACAAAATCCTGTTATCGATAATGCTACAAAGGAAAATGAAGGTCTATACGTTCTCTATGTAAAAGCAAGCGAAGAAAACGGTGGCTGTGTGAGTGATACTAGTAGCACTTACATAAAAGTTAGCGAGCCAGAATCTATCAACATTACTTCTGAAGATCCTCTGGCCATTTTTGAAGGTGGCAGTGCTACGCTAAAAGTAAAGGAAGTTAGCGGAAGCACTTACAGCTGGAAGAAAGACGGCTCTACTATTAGTGGAGCTAGCAATACTACGCTAACTGTAAGCCAAGCAGGTACCTATGTAGCTGTTATCCGCAACGAAACCGGATGTACCAAGGAAAGCGCCCCCATAGAGGTTGCGTACGCAGAAGTGGACATTCCTGAAGATATATGCCTTAATGAAACACTAGATGTGAGTATATCACCGGCTACGCTTAATGGAAAAGAGATCAGCTACCGATGGAGTTTTGGGGATGAGGCTGCCCCTAAGAGCGGTGCTACATATAGCCATATTTTCTCAGCAGCGGGGGAATACACAATAAAAGTAGAAATTTTAAACGATAGTAAGCAGGTAAAAGACAGTTATACTCAAGAAGTTGAAGTTATTGATATTCCTTCACTGAGCATTGAAACGCCAGACAGCCCTAATCTGTGTCCGGAGGCTACTGTAAAACTATTAGCTAATGAAGGTTTCGCTTCATATGCCTGGGATAATGGAGAAAGTGGCACTACAATTACGGTTAATGAACCGGGTGAGTATATACTAACTGCCATCACAGAAGCCAATTGCACAGAGACCGCGAGTATTACTGTTGTAGAAGCGGATAATCCGGCAGCTGAAATTACTGCTGACGCTGATAGAATTTCTTTAGGAGAGAGCATTCAACTGAAGGTAGAAGAAAACGATGACTTTACTTATGCCTGGTCGCCAGCTCATAATATGGATGATAGCACCGTACACAACCCTGAAGTACGGCCTTTAGTTACCACAACTTATACCTGCATAGTTACCAATAAGGAAGGCTGTCAGACAAGCTTATCATATACAGTCAATGTAGACCGCTCTCTGGATGTAGAGCCAGATCAGGCATTTACACCCAATGGAGATGGAAGACACGATGTTTGGTATGTAGAGCGTATGGGCCTGTTTCCTGACTGTAAATTAACCTTATATGACCGTTTAGGTAGCAAGCTACATGAGATAGAGAATTATAGTAATGCCAATGGTTGGGATGGAACTATTAATGGTAAGGTTATGCCAGAAGGCGTGTATTTCTACCTGATAGATTGTGGAGAAGAAGCTGGCACCAAAACAGGTAGCATTACAATAATCAGATAA